Within the Bacteroidales bacterium genome, the region TTTTTTCTTACCATGTCTTGCTAATCTAATTTTTGTTGGCATAATTAAATTGTTTAAAATGAGGTTGCAAAGATAATATTTTAAAATGTAAAGACAAAAAAATAATTATAAAAAAGAAACCGCCCTTTTTAGGCGATATTTGATGATACTTGTAGGAACCTTCTTAAAAAAATAAAATTATTGCAATAAAATGTTTATATGTATTAAAAATATAACCATTTCTATATAATTATTTTTCATTATCAATTATTTTTATTAATTTTTCTAAACGATCAAGCCTGTTTTTAATGTCAATAATTGTAAATGATATTTCTTCCTTCACTTTATTTCTATAATATTCTACTGGCTCACTTACTTGCAAATTGTTTTCGTTTTTCCATAGTTCTGATATATCTATATCCAAAATTCTACAAATTTTTTCAATCGTTGTTATGTTAGCCTCGTTAGTTTTTTTTATTCGTTGGTAACCAGAATAACTTATTCCAACCCTAGAACAAAGTTCTTTTATTGAAATATTTTTCCTCTCTCTAACTCTCTCAATTATAGTAAAGTTCATATAATTGTTTTTAAAATTTGGTTATAAAACACATATAATGTCTATTAAAAAGTTGCAAAAATGTATATAAAAATGTATATTTGTCTTTCAAATTAAATATAAAAAGTCAATTTAAACATGACTATTTTAATAATATGTCTTTTAAAGACTAAAAATTTATGTGAATATTAAGCATAATGCTCAATAATATCAACATAGAAAATATGACAGCTGAAGATTTATATTTATGGTTATATTACCAGAAAAATATTTTATTGCATGAAATTCAGAGATTTGCAAAAAATAGTAAAGAGTATTCAGAAGTTTGCGCTTATATTAATGCAATTAATGAAACGCTAAATTATATTGATAAACATAATTTAAAAGTTAAATAAAGATAAAATTTTTTTAAAAAGCTACATTATAATGAAAAAGAGCAGCCGCAAAGCTGCTCTTAAGTGGTACCCGTTGGAGTTGAACCAACGACCTACGGATTTTCAGTCCGTTGCTCTACCAACTGAGCTAGGGTACCGGTTCATTTTTTGTGCCTGCAAAGATACAAAAAAAATGAATGATACAAGTATTTTTCAAAAAAAATATCCACATTAAGCGGATATTTTTATGATTGATTGAATATCAATAATTTATTCAATATTTTTGAATTTGTCTTTTTTGTGTGTTGAATTTAATAATTCAAACAGCTCGTATATTATTGGTTAGGATATGTTTAAATAAACCTTTTTTTATTGTTAAAAAAATTTTGATGCTAATGCGAATCATTTTGAGAGCAATAGGTTTTGAGAATTTAGAAATTTCTCACCAATCTCTTGCTCATGCTCAAAAAGGTTAGAACCTTCAACCCGCTTTAAAACTTCTACATATCACAGAAATTTTAAATGGAAAAACCGTAAAGCGAAGCGTATTGCTCTCTATCGGTTTGCCGCTAAAACCAGGCAGGGAGTTAAAAATTGTTTCCCTATCCTCCGTTAACAGCAATGCTAAGTTAGGAATTACTTTCTTATCTGCAAATCAAGCCCTGATTGGGTTTAGCTGCTGTTAGCGCCTGTGTAGGTATGTTAATATTTCCCGAAAAATTTAGAAATGTCAAAATATATTACCTTTTCTACGCCATCAGCCGTCACTATGGTTATTATATCGTATGGTTTCTTTTTATTATAAGTGAGAGATTGTCCTTTTGAAGTATATCCTGGATAGTTCTGTCTAAGCCATGCATATTCAGCACCGACACCTTTTGATTCACTTCTCTCATTTATTACAATAGCTTTCTCAAATGATGAACCATCATTTTCAGTCGAAGTAGAAATATTTTCTTGATTAATTTGTTCATTCGATAATTTTTTCGTTGTAGAACAAGAGA harbors:
- a CDS encoding helix-turn-helix transcriptional regulator, translated to MNFTIIERVRERKNISIKELCSRVGISYSGYQRIKKTNEANITTIEKICRILDIDISELWKNENNLQVSEPVEYYRNKVKEEISFTIIDIKNRLDRLEKLIKIIDNEK